One window from the genome of Musa acuminata AAA Group cultivar baxijiao chromosome BXJ1-4, Cavendish_Baxijiao_AAA, whole genome shotgun sequence encodes:
- the LOC135672061 gene encoding RING-H2 finger protein ATL39-like — translation MDDVFYYATGGDCVSGSSPPPPAAPPVPHGTELACIDRAVPEIFSFVLCFLVIASLVNFAFVSPSDDEEEEERRAKKVVTGGLDPAVLASFPVVTCPEARGAGEGMVGRECAVCLTEFGVGDALRVLPPCRHGFHPVCIDPCLAGHATCPLCRSDLAAGHVIVNGVEA, via the coding sequence ATGGACGACGTTTTCTACTACGCCACCGGCGGTGACTGCGTCTCCGGCAGCAGCCCGCCACCCCCGGCGGCGCCGCCAGTGCCGCACGGTACAGAGCTAGCCTGCATCGACCGCGCCGTTCCCGAAATATTCTCCTTCGTCCTTTGTTTCCTCGTCATCGCCTCGCTCGTCAACTTCGCCTTTGTCTCGCCCTccgacgacgaggaggaggaggagcggcggGCGAAGAAGGTTGTGACCGGGGGGCTCGACCCGGCCGTGCTGGCGTCGTTCCCGGTGGTGACGTGCCCCGAAgcgaggggcgccggggaggggatGGTGGGGCGGGAATGCGCCGTGTGCCTGACCGAGTTCGGCGTCGGCGACGCTCTCCGGGTGCTGCCGCCGTGCCGCCACGGGTTCCACCCGGTTTGCATCGACCCCTGTCTCGCCGGCCACGCCACCTGCCCGCTGTGCCGGTCCGACTTGGCGGCCGGCCACGTCATTGTCAACGGAGTAGAGGCGTAA